CTACTATATTTAATACAAactatatgtaaatatataaattgcCTTCGGTGTTGTCCTTTTTTAATTCATAACAGGTTGTAAATGACTACATAAAATCTATCAAAAGCAAACAGTCATTGTTAGATGTTGTTGCCATAAGTACTTTgtataaacagattttttttacatttatgaaaataaatatttactgAATGGAAAAATGGGCCACCTGTGTCACTGGTGCAGGGTCGTCCACAGGGGGCTGATTATTTGGCAACAGGACGTCGTCTTGAGTGCCGACGGGCACATGCTCTCTGAGTTTTTCTGCAGCACTCGAGCACTCTTTGATGGCCTCCGTCTTGTTACGTCCATCAAACTGCATCCTGATCAGGCGGCTCGCTCCCTGAGGACACATCTCTCAGCTGTCACTCTAaatcacttttttattttgaaatcagcATCTCattaagggtaaaaaaaaaaaacaaggtggctgttttttttttcttcctttgagAACACAAGagcagaaaacacatttaatgatcatgacacttttttttaaaaaatggccacaaaagCGCACCTCACCTTTATTGTATGGCGAATCATCAAGTTGTCGGATTTCTGAAGGACTTTGAGAAAGTCGCTGGCACCATTCAAAGGAATTGTCTCCTAcaatttaaaatacatatacaaaagTATAACTGACAGAAAATGCATGCCAGAAACAGTGAACTGTCAATGTccatgcagacctgccaacatgtacaaatttatagtactcaacatgcaatttgacttctACGCTCCccatttgttgcattttcctggtttcagttccAAGTTCAGTTTTTTCAGTACAGACACATCAGTTTCTGTAGTATTTGAAACCGGGGGTGTGAAAAAATTTTGGCGGGGGCACGACTGCTCTGTAGTATTAGCAGCCACTGTGGTGTTGGAACATttaaaatacagtagaacctcagttagcaaccgccccagttagcatgtttttttggttaaggttGAAAATGTACGGCACAATTTCGCCTCAGTTTGCACACATTctctggttagcgtacaatgcGGAGCATGTTTTCTGTTATTAATACACAAGCATGAGTCCATCAGTTTCAGAAAACATCCGCAACTCGCAaaccagagagctagcgacctaaacggtagccttcaagttatttcctttaaacttaaatagctaaaaacttaccacttccacacggatagggaggataactattaacagttatttaacctttaacatgaacattaatcaaacttaataattttttctgggtacatgataccatacagcatccatatcaaacttgcgcgggccacactaacattaaactttcatatcaaggcgagggcctcaaactagtgtcctgcgggccacatttggcccgctggccgcgtgtttgagacccctggctcaGCCCAATTggtttgctttatttattttaatttaaataggTTACAGTTTGAAATAGTATACTGTTTGGTTTATGAAGGCTGTGTCTTAAATGCCAGACTAAATTTGTAAGTCTGCCTTTATAAGACTGTCATGATTTCATTCTGCTGACGAGACGTCCAAGTCAGGTCCTCTAAGACCTTCACTAACTATTCTCTCAAATACAGCAAATTCCAGTCTACATCaggttttttttctagctatgACCGCCTTATCGTGTGTGGCCTGCAGGTCTAAGCTCCCTGCTCCTGGAAGTTTCCCTGAGCGTTCACAGTACCAATCTATAATAGACTGGTCTATCATCCTGGTTGAAAAAGCTCTCTACGTCTGACCTGAATATCAGGCTGACTGGTGCGCCAAGCATATCTGTGTCTGCTGACAGAACTCAAAGAAACAAGACATAAAGACTTATTTACTTCATTTCTGGAGTCTGCTAGGTAATAAGCTTAAAGGTTTGATGTCTAAACACAAAGGTCAGCGATCTTACCGCTCCATGTTGTACCATTTTTACATGCGTCTCAGAGGTAGTGTGTTGGACgtgtgttttaaataatatactgtatgcattcACATTCATGGGTGTTTAttatctgtataatctgcaatagccatattatagtcatttatatccctgtatatatccacactgtatcatagtcacttcattgcactactgtacatattactgttattatatctagtcattcatactgtgcatactgtttataatctgtataatctgcaatagccatattataatcatttatatccctgtatatatccgcACTATATCACAgtcagcctgttatagtttgtatatagatctgtccatttacagatctattctatttctacatttacttactaataaggtatttataaatttgcacttctggttggatgctaactgcattttgttgccctgtaccagtgacatgagcaataacaataaagttgaatctaatctattatcacatactacagtattaattggccctgtaccctagaaaccgcccatgaatgatacgggaaaaggccgaaatgatactgtgtcaaagcccagggcggtgatactgataaaaaatagagtttaaccatgtccagtatcagcccccgtagctgtccactcagagcgcgctgctctggtatcgtgcccgtgaaacaaccaatcagagaacagcacacgagcgtgaacacacagcgtttgttttgttgccgtcggtgctctgtcaacatgtcagcggttgacactcccggcgaaagacaaatagggaaaatagcaaacggaatattagaaatggaacgttttatcaccattaatgaggaggacactcttgaaatgatcgaaaaaacaaaaaatgcaaatacaagtcggaaaaccaagggcgacctcaagcttttttctgaatggctcatcaactgcaagaacaaacaaagactggtagaaagtattccccggcctgagttagacaaatacgtgtctatgtttattttatcaatcagaaaagaaaatggggatgaatacgagcctgattctctcaaatcaaaattcaactctctggcacgttacatgatggaaaaacgaaaCCTAAACTTCCATGAAGGCGAACATGGTCGAAATGGTCTTTtcaaatagtacgtgataataagctcgtgattaaatagtatgtgataataagatcatcacatggtttgtctggtatcaggcccggtatcatgccccccgcgtgccagtatcagccctcgacctgataacctataaatatcacatacaacaacatagCATTAAGGAGTGGcacaggaggacacaaatgttagcaacactagcatagctacggGAGCTTCAGTGTTAACATTACATCACATTTTAAAGAAcaatatcatgctaggttaagcctattaacagaataaaaacaaaataatcaaacaTATAGCTCCCGTATGTGCAGCTGAGTAATGAATGTTGTCGTTTCCAAGACATGTAACAAAGCCTGTTTCCCCCCGCAACCCCCCCAATTTCTTTTCTACAAAGCTGTCCTCCATGAAATGATACATGTATAGAGATGTGGTGTCTTCATGAAAACCGGGAACTTCAAAGACAGACAATGTGAGCGCCTTTTCTTTCAAGATAAGCTCCTCATATTTGGTGCTCATAACCAGGCTGTAATGGTGGTTTGACATCCGTACCACCATAGTAAATGGTGGCGGCGCCATACATGGCCACGATATGATATATTATTCCATATAGTCTGATTACACAGATATCATTGCTTGTTTTTTCTATAATGTAGTTGTACACATTTCCCCCAACCGGGTTTGTCATTTAGAAAGCAGCATTACTAATTAATTGAAACGATATTAAATACTGCAACCTATAATATAGGCAAGCTACAGTATAATAACAAGTGTGACACACTATAAATTGCCAGCATCACAAGCATGACATTCGCAGATGCAACCTTAAATGATTCCAggcataataatttattttctgaATTACATAGCAGCAAGTGGAGGTATATGGCAAGTAGTTTCATGGATGAACACATTCCACAGTGCAATGTGCGCATGCGGAACATCAGAATTAATTGCTGCATGATCTGCTGCACCCATTTTAATCTGGTGATTTTCGACATATTCATGAGACCGAGATTAGCGTCCAAGAAAAAGTGATGAGCGGCCTAAAACTTCTCCCCCCCATCCTTTTCCTATGAGTGGAATCTGCCTCATCACTGCTAACTGGCTTTGGGAGACGTCCCTCAAGGCGCAGCAGGGGTTTAAGACGTGTCTCTTTTGTCCCTCCTGACACCGCGGCAAtcttaaaacaattaaacaaaccaaacaaacaaaacccgTGTGGGATTAGTACCTTGTTAGGCTCTCTAAAACGTGTTGTCAAATGGCGATGGTGTGATAAACAAGTAGTCTGAGGAAGACGATTGATTTGCACAAGGTCAGCAACACACCATGAAACAAATGCACTAAATATGCTAGTTAGTAATGATGGCTTATTTGGATATTACCAATAAACCATTTACAACTGGTAGGGTGACAATAACTTGGGGTCTTTTGATGGTTTGGTACAAATACTTGTCAACcatgaaaatatacattcactagaaataatacaattattttaaaaaatatttggaaggGAATGTTTccgttgttttatttgtatttatttttatttatttgtatttatttttatttatttttattcatttttatgttgttgttttttttatgaatttacaAGGTgctatcttatttttttttatttcctctttTCATAACTTGAATTGCTTTTTCTAACATCTGGAAATAAGAGCATTTAAAAAGGATGTAGATATTTTCATGAATACACAATTAGTGATGTGCTATAccactgattttgttttgtttcaatttaaAAAGTAGCATACTTAAAATCATAGTATGAAGAAtgcaatatatttaattaattcatgaattaaatgagagaaaaaaggatttttgtgataaaatacatttcaagcataactttcccTTTGACACTAATTTAGTTCTATTTAGGCAAAATGTTtaaacaatgatgccacaacataaaacacacacaaaaaaatgtaaacaaatataaacacaatgaACTACTTACAATttacacatgtgtgtgtgcatgcgttttTGCACGTGTGCATTTGtaaaaatttcccttcaatgcgtaaccttgTAAGataccttttcacttcctggtttctagtctaaaaaaaaaatctaaaaaatgtctttgGTAGGAAATTAGTTAatttaaaagtatttatttaaagtGTGTTGAAAAAGTGGGATCATTTACGATATAGTCAAGCTCatatacaaacaataaaaataaatatatatatagggcaaaaccattaaaaatgaatacaaaatactgtaatggcaactttattcatatttacaatCGGTCATTGTTTCAACAGACAAACATTATctcaaatgactgaagtaacaacacaatacaaatgcAAATAATACGTTTCTCCTTACCAAGCACTCTTGTCCCTGCAAGACCATCAAGTATCCGTAGTCCACAATTGTGAGAATAATTTCTGGTTCGTTTTTCTTCGCTTCAAATGTCTGGGAGGTGGAGGGGAGAAAGGATAATCAGCAACAACAAGTAGCTCACTAAGCGATCCATAAACAAGGTAAcactgtgttgctgtgtgttttgctttttctttggcttttttgcatCTGTTCCAGCCTCAGTGCTTGGcatcataaaatatgtattagCATTACAGGTGATGTTTAAAGC
The Doryrhamphus excisus isolate RoL2022-K1 chromosome 12, RoL_Dexc_1.0, whole genome shotgun sequence genome window above contains:
- the rec114 gene encoding meiotic recombination protein REC114; the encoded protein is MATSVKWRLKRYGRFIPGTGETSKREPWKTFEAKKNEPEIILTIVDYGYLMVLQGQECLETIPLNGASDFLKVLQKSDNLMIRHTIKGASRLIRMQFDGRNKTEAIKECSSAAEKLREHVPVGTQDDVLLPNNQPPVDDPAPVTQGEAAGGEPEVVREGSLSVQRLTRNLLGETPLTLPQLYRQGSWEHGDLEALLRVCLLDPSFHALVEQVEGELRKILQE